In a single window of the Pandoraea pulmonicola genome:
- a CDS encoding SDR family oxidoreductase, translating to MSAKEHHDARPTAEPTLRGRNVLVTGGARGLGAAICENLASAGARVTLADVDRTLAATTCESLTAQGLDVAFQCFDVRHEASVTEAVHDARARMGGLDVIVNNAGIDITAPVDEVSAAAWHDVLMTNLFGPYLMCHAAVPMMRACGGGHIVNIASTAAKRAWPNASAYHATKWGLLGLSHALHAELREADIKVTAIVAGGMRTPFLLERFPDIDETTLQPPENVANTVRFVLTQPDGTVIPEVMVLPMRETSWP from the coding sequence ATGTCAGCAAAGGAACATCACGATGCGCGCCCGACGGCCGAGCCAACGTTGCGAGGGCGAAACGTCCTCGTGACGGGCGGCGCCCGAGGCCTTGGCGCGGCGATCTGCGAGAACCTCGCGAGCGCGGGGGCGCGCGTCACGCTGGCGGACGTGGATCGCACGTTGGCCGCCACGACGTGCGAAAGCCTGACCGCGCAGGGGCTCGACGTTGCGTTTCAATGCTTCGACGTTCGCCACGAAGCGTCGGTCACCGAAGCCGTCCACGATGCCCGTGCCCGCATGGGCGGGCTCGATGTGATCGTCAACAACGCCGGCATCGACATCACCGCGCCGGTCGACGAAGTGAGTGCGGCGGCGTGGCACGACGTGCTGATGACGAACCTCTTCGGGCCGTACCTGATGTGTCATGCCGCCGTGCCGATGATGCGCGCGTGCGGCGGCGGACACATCGTCAACATCGCCTCGACGGCCGCCAAGCGCGCCTGGCCGAACGCCTCGGCCTATCACGCCACGAAGTGGGGCCTGCTCGGGCTGTCGCACGCGCTGCATGCCGAACTGCGCGAGGCCGACATCAAGGTCACGGCGATCGTCGCTGGCGGCATGCGCACACCGTTCCTGCTCGAGCGTTTTCCCGACATCGACGAGACGACGCTGCAGCCGCCCGAAAACGTGGCCAACACCGTGCGTTTCGTCCTGACGCAGCCCGACGGCACCGTCATTCCGGAGGTCATGGTGCTGCCGATGCGAGAAACGTCATGGCCGTGA